The proteins below come from a single Gimesia alba genomic window:
- a CDS encoding helix-turn-helix domain-containing protein encodes MKKSRYSQKYSQLLKALKEARKEAGVTQTTVGKIFGAHASFVSKCESGERRIDVIELAAFCRIYNVPLADFLQRIDPS; translated from the coding sequence ATGAAGAAATCTCGTTACTCTCAAAAATACTCACAGCTACTAAAAGCTTTAAAAGAAGCTAGAAAAGAAGCCGGGGTAACCCAAACCACGGTAGGAAAAATATTTGGGGCTCACGCTTCTTTTGTCTCTAAGTGTGAATCAGGGGAAAGAAGAATTGACGTGATTGAACTGGCGGCATTCTGCAGGATCTATAACGTACCGCTCGCGGATTTTTTACAACGAATCGATCCTTCATAA